A part of Salvia splendens isolate huo1 unplaced genomic scaffold, SspV2 ctg986, whole genome shotgun sequence genomic DNA contains:
- the LOC121791980 gene encoding probable pectate lyase 18 translates to MAPSFLFLLLTVFLPSLIASSPTLKDPELVVQEVHRKLNASRRKLGFLSCNTGNPIDDCWRCDSNWEKNRQKLADCAIGFGKNAIGGRDGKIYVVTESGGDDPVNPKPGTLRHAVIQDEPLWIIFARDMVIQLKEELIMNSYKTIDGRGASVHIANGPCITIQGVTNIIIHGIHIHDCKQGGNAMVRDSPQHYGWRTISDGDGVSIFGGSHVWVDHCSLSNCKDGLIDAIHGSTAITITNNYMTHHDKVMLLGHSDSYTQDKGMQVTIAFNHFGEGLVQRMPRCRHGYFHVVNNDYTHWEMYAIGGSADPTINSQGNRFLAPNDRFSKEVTKHEDAPESQWKSWNWRSEGDLMLNGAYFTPSGAGASSSYAKASSLGARPSSLVSSITAGAGSLNCRKGSHC, encoded by the exons ATGGCACCATCATTCTTATTCCTCTTGCTTACAGTCTTCCTCCCTTCTCTCATTGCCTCCTCTCCAACACTCAAAGACCCTGAGCTAGTAGTCCAAGAAGTCCATAG GAAATTGAATGCCTCGAGGAGGAAATTGGGGTTCCTGTCCTGCAACACTGGTAACCCCATCGACGACTGCTGGCGGTGCGACTCCAATTGGGAGAAGAATCGCCAGAAGCTGGCCGACTGCGCGATCGGATTTGGCAAGAATGCCATTGGGGGCCGGGACGGAAAAATCTACGTCGTGACAGAATCCGGCGGCGATGACCCCGTGAACCCGAAGCCTGGGACGCTCCGCCACGCGGTCATCCAGGACGAGCCGCTATGGATCATATTCGCGCGGGACATGGTCATCCAATTGAAGGAGGAATTGATCATGAACTCGTACAAGACCATCGATGGTAGGGGGGCTAGTGTGCACATTGCCAATGGTCCATGCATCACCATCCAAGGTGTCACCAACATCATCATACATGGCATCCACATACATGATTGCAAGCAAGGCGGGAATGCTATGGTGCGGGACTCTCCACAGCACTACGGGTGGAGGACCATATCCGATGGTGACGGCGTGTCGATCTTCGGCGGGAGCCACGTGTGGGTTGATCATTGCTCCTTGTCCAACTGCAAGGATGGCTTGATTGATGCCATCCATGGGTCCACTGCCATCACCATAACAAACAATTACATGACCCATCATGATAAAGTCATGCTTTTGGGGCATAGTGACTCATACACACAAGATAAAGGGATGCAAGTCACCATTGCCTTTAATCACTTTGGTGAAGGGCTAGTTCAACGAATGCCGAG ATGCAGACATGGATACTTTCATGTGGTCAACAATGACTATACACATTGGGAGATGTATGCCATTGGTGGGAGTGCGGATCCCACAATTAATAGCCAAGGCAATAGATTTCTTGCACCAAATGATAGATTCAGTAAAGAG GTGACCAAACACGAGGACGCGCCCGAAAGTCAGTGGAAGAGTTGGAATTGGAGATCAGAGGGGGATCTAATGTTGAACGGTGCGTATTTCACGCCGTCAGGGGCTGGGGCGTCGTCGAGCTACGCTAAAGCGTCGAGCCTTGGCGCCCGACCGTCGAGCCTAGTCAGCTCGATCACGGCTGGAGCCGGTAGCCTGAATTGTCGGAAGGGGTCGCATTGTTGA